A window of Drosophila santomea strain STO CAGO 1482 chromosome X, Prin_Dsan_1.1, whole genome shotgun sequence genomic DNA:
GAACCTACGGAAAAGGTATAGAAACAATTGCCCTAGAATTCAAAGTTATGACCAGTTTGCCGGACGATCAGGGTCCCAATATCTGCAACTGTCGTCGCATGCAAACCGAGTGCTGGATAAGGCATTCGATCTCCGCCGAGGACACGATGACCCGTCTGGCCCTCAAGTACGACACCAGCATTGGCCACATTTGCCGGGCCAATCGCATGCACAGACAGGATGTCCTGCAGGCACGCCACCACGTTTGGGTGCCCATTCCGAGGCGTCAGTTCCAGATAGCGAGTCCACAGAAACCACAGTGCC
This region includes:
- the LOC120456147 gene encoding uncharacterized protein LOC120456147 → MTSLPDDQGPNICNCRRMQTECWIRHSISAEDTMTRLALKYDTSIGHICRANRMHRQDVLQARHHVWVPIPRRQFQIASPQKPQCHKSAQIPGRAEKPNLPPHFYRQSDPNPNAFADDGDPLLVITEIK